From a region of the Bradyrhizobium sp. KBS0727 genome:
- a CDS encoding ABC transporter ATP-binding protein, with translation MRLDPVPGAPAPQIAFAETTLELGGKTIIENLSLGVRPGEFLCIVGASGCGKTTALRLAAGLYQPTRGKVTFDGQPMREPRREIAIVFQDYGKALLPWRTAAGNVSLALEAGGMPAAERPARIEELLRTVGLPGHAGKYPAEMSGGMQQRLQIARCLAQEPKTLLMDEPFGALDAMTRQGLQDEVLSLVAASGATVIFVTHDLDEAIYLGDRVIGLLPHPGRIGIELPVNLPRPRDQLSTREHPEFLRLRRQLFDFIKATEQ, from the coding sequence ATGCGCCTCGATCCCGTCCCCGGCGCTCCCGCACCGCAGATCGCGTTTGCCGAGACGACCCTCGAACTTGGCGGCAAGACCATCATCGAGAACCTGAGCCTCGGCGTCCGGCCGGGCGAGTTCCTCTGCATCGTCGGCGCCTCCGGTTGCGGCAAGACCACGGCACTGCGCCTCGCGGCGGGGCTCTATCAGCCGACCCGCGGCAAGGTGACGTTCGACGGCCAGCCGATGCGCGAGCCGCGCCGCGAGATCGCGATCGTGTTCCAGGATTACGGCAAGGCGCTGCTGCCGTGGCGGACAGCTGCGGGCAACGTCTCGCTGGCGCTCGAAGCCGGCGGCATGCCCGCCGCCGAGCGCCCTGCCCGCATCGAGGAATTGCTGCGCACGGTCGGCCTGCCGGGCCACGCCGGCAAATACCCGGCCGAGATGTCCGGCGGCATGCAGCAGCGCCTGCAGATCGCCCGCTGCCTGGCGCAGGAACCGAAGACGCTATTGATGGACGAGCCGTTCGGCGCGCTCGACGCGATGACGCGGCAGGGACTGCAGGACGAGGTGCTGTCGCTGGTGGCGGCGAGCGGCGCCACCGTGATCTTCGTGACGCATGACCTCGACGAGGCGATCTATCTCGGCGATCGCGTCATCGGGCTGCTGCCGCATCCGGGGCGGATCGGCATCGAACTGCCGGTCAACCTGCCGCGCCCGCGCGACCAGTTGTCGACCCGCGAGCATCCGGAATTTTTACGGCTGCGGCGGCAATTGTTCGACTTCATCAAGGCGACCGAACAGTGA
- a CDS encoding ABC transporter permease → MSGNSAKALVLPVAVLVAFEVWARATHLQSDSLAPPSEIILALAGAIADFSILTATRDTLFAAFAGLAIGSIIGLALGIAFGLSNTLNRLMEVTVEAIRPIPSIALLPIALIALGFGYRMEIVIVAFACVWPILILSRAAVRSIEPRLMEVARALRLPAAQRVWKIIIPAALPRIFVAFRLAAGIALIVAVTVEIAINPIGLGAGIMLAQQALRADLMLAYLVWIGAIGYALNILLVVAQRRLFGRAALSGDSP, encoded by the coding sequence GTGAGCGGCAATTCCGCCAAAGCGCTGGTGCTGCCGGTCGCGGTGCTCGTGGCGTTCGAGGTCTGGGCGCGCGCCACGCATCTGCAAAGCGACAGCCTCGCGCCGCCGAGCGAGATCATCCTGGCGCTCGCAGGCGCCATCGCCGATTTCTCGATCCTGACCGCCACCCGTGACACGCTGTTCGCGGCGTTCGCGGGTCTCGCGATCGGCAGCATCATCGGCCTTGCCCTCGGTATCGCCTTCGGGCTCTCCAACACCCTCAACCGCCTGATGGAAGTGACCGTCGAGGCGATCCGGCCGATCCCTTCGATTGCACTGTTGCCGATCGCACTGATCGCGCTCGGCTTCGGCTACCGCATGGAAATCGTCATCGTCGCCTTTGCCTGCGTCTGGCCGATCCTGATCCTGAGCCGGGCCGCCGTGCGCAGCATCGAGCCGCGGCTGATGGAGGTCGCGCGCGCGCTGCGATTGCCTGCCGCCCAGCGGGTCTGGAAGATCATCATCCCCGCAGCACTGCCGCGCATCTTCGTGGCGTTTCGGCTGGCCGCCGGCATCGCGCTGATCGTCGCCGTGACCGTCGAAATCGCGATCAATCCGATCGGTCTCGGCGCCGGCATCATGCTGGCGCAGCAGGCGCTGCGCGCCGACCTGATGCTGGCCTATCTGGTCTGGATCGGCGCCATCGGCTACGCGCTAAACATTCTGCTGGTGGTGGCACAGCGCCGCCTGTTCGGCCGCGCTGCGTTGAGCGGAGACAGCCCGTGA
- a CDS encoding ABC transporter permease, giving the protein MKSTILWRLASFAVAAGFIALWQLIANLKLVSPVFLPGPDRAWASLVRGFSTGDLATKLAGTIEHMAYGWLAASIAGIALGAVIGSSPKMRTYVAPSLEFLRPLPVSAIIPVAIAMLGLTQAMALFVISFGAIWPIMLATVHGFAAVEPRLYEVARSLQMSTLAVIVKIALPSASPDILAGMRLSLTVALILAVVCEILAGLDGLGHWVLLSARAFRSADLFAGVILLGVTGYVTSMAMSLAEHRLLAWQASQR; this is encoded by the coding sequence GTGAAATCGACCATCCTCTGGCGCCTGGCGAGTTTTGCGGTTGCCGCCGGCTTCATTGCGCTCTGGCAATTGATCGCCAACCTGAAACTGGTGTCGCCGGTGTTCCTGCCCGGGCCCGACCGCGCCTGGGCCTCGCTGGTACGCGGATTTTCCACCGGCGACCTCGCAACCAAGCTCGCGGGCACGATCGAGCACATGGCCTATGGCTGGCTCGCGGCTTCCATTGCCGGCATCGCGCTCGGCGCCGTCATCGGATCGTCGCCGAAGATGCGGACCTATGTGGCGCCGTCGCTGGAATTTTTGCGGCCACTGCCAGTTTCGGCGATCATTCCGGTCGCGATCGCGATGCTCGGGCTGACGCAGGCGATGGCGCTGTTCGTGATCTCGTTCGGTGCGATCTGGCCGATCATGCTGGCGACCGTCCATGGCTTCGCCGCGGTCGAGCCCCGCCTCTATGAGGTGGCGCGGTCGCTGCAAATGTCGACGCTCGCGGTGATCGTCAAAATTGCGCTCCCCTCCGCCAGCCCGGACATTCTCGCCGGCATGCGCCTCAGCCTGACGGTGGCGCTGATCCTGGCCGTGGTCTGCGAAATCCTGGCCGGCCTCGACGGGCTCGGCCACTGGGTGCTGCTCTCGGCGCGGGCCTTTCGCTCGGCCGACCTGTTCGCCGGCGTCATCCTGCTCGGCGTGACCGGCTATGTGACGTCGATGGCGATGTCGCTCGCCGAGCACCGACTGCTGGCGTGGCAGGCTTCGCAGCGCTGA
- a CDS encoding nucleotidyltransferase domain-containing protein, which yields MADWIEPAPNLSSIYLFGSRVRGDHRPDSDVDVRLRINEWKNLQGADMDWWARENETDFVALKQRLPGPLALHRETWDAADAAILEGKRSPVLVVRRVVCVWTPPKK from the coding sequence TTGGCGGACTGGATTGAGCCGGCGCCGAACCTCTCGTCAATCTACCTTTTCGGCAGCCGAGTGCGCGGCGATCACCGCCCCGATAGCGACGTCGATGTTAGGCTCCGCATAAATGAGTGGAAGAATCTCCAAGGCGCCGACATGGACTGGTGGGCGCGCGAGAACGAAACCGATTTTGTCGCGCTGAAACAGCGTTTGCCGGGACCGCTGGCACTGCATCGGGAAACATGGGACGCGGCCGACGCGGCCATCCTGGAGGGAAAGAGGTCGCCTGTTCTGGTGGTTCGGCGCGTGGTGTGCGTTTGGACACCGCCCAAGAAGTGA
- a CDS encoding primase-helicase zinc-binding domain-containing protein, with protein MTAPLQERARGRWKSILPAIGINSKFLVRKNGPCPMCGGKDRWRFTDIEGKGTWYCNKCRGGAGVDLAIKFTGRPFREVAERIERIIGEAPLDPIPAQPSAASTRAALNRLWQAGGPVLLGDPVDLWITGRGIRLDAFPKALRTAPSTRHSGPPVSWHPAMLAMVSDPSGKPATIHKTYITADGKKAAVDKVRMFCAGAVPAGGAVRLTPPADVLGIAEGIETAFAAAVMFGVPTWAALNDGQLAKFEPPAEASYRARAAQCSIGSLRLSSTNSTRAAVNSSAAICGPCSISGGCNEGRSKEGAGKF; from the coding sequence ATGACCGCCCCGCTGCAGGAAAGGGCGCGCGGTCGCTGGAAATCGATCCTGCCGGCCATCGGCATCAACTCTAAATTTCTCGTCCGCAAAAATGGCCCTTGCCCAATGTGCGGGGGAAAAGATCGCTGGCGCTTCACCGATATCGAGGGCAAAGGCACCTGGTACTGCAACAAATGCCGCGGCGGCGCCGGCGTCGACCTCGCCATCAAGTTTACCGGACGGCCATTTAGGGAAGTCGCCGAACGCATCGAGCGGATTATCGGCGAAGCGCCTCTCGATCCGATTCCGGCCCAGCCGTCGGCGGCGTCCACGCGCGCGGCGCTAAATAGGCTCTGGCAGGCCGGTGGGCCGGTGTTGCTGGGCGATCCCGTCGACCTGTGGATAACCGGGCGCGGCATCCGCCTCGACGCCTTCCCGAAGGCGCTGCGCACCGCTCCGAGCACCCGCCACAGCGGGCCGCCGGTGTCGTGGCATCCCGCCATGCTCGCCATGGTGTCGGACCCGTCCGGGAAGCCCGCCACCATCCACAAGACCTACATCACCGCCGACGGCAAGAAGGCCGCGGTCGACAAGGTGCGCATGTTCTGCGCGGGCGCGGTGCCCGCCGGCGGTGCCGTGCGCCTGACGCCGCCAGCAGACGTACTCGGGATCGCCGAAGGCATCGAGACCGCCTTCGCGGCCGCGGTGATGTTCGGCGTCCCAACCTGGGCCGCGCTGAACGACGGACAGCTCGCTAAGTTCGAGCCGCCGGCCGAGGCCAGCTACCGCGCCCGCGCGGCTCAATGCTCGATCGGGAGTTTAAGGCTAAGTTCGACGAACTCGACGAGAGCGGCTGTCAATTCATCAGCGGCTATATGCGGGCCCTGCTCGATCAGCGGGGGCTGCAATGAGGGAAGATCAAAAGAAGGCGCGGGCAAATTTTAA
- a CDS encoding DEAD/DEAH box helicase has protein sequence MGATLRSHQTRIIEQVNQAIDAGERRIMVQLPTGGGKTIVGAAIVGDIMDNMKRAIFTVPALSLIDQTVEKFYAEGVRDVGVIQADHILTNYARRIQVASVQTLQRRIVPQADLVMIDEAHRWYDFYGDWMNRPEWADVPFIGLSATPWTRGLGKYFDKLIIGSTTTDLIDARYLSRFRVFAPASPDLSGVRTIAGDYHEGDLSKAMDKTALVADVVDTWMERGHGRPTLCFAVDRVHAKNLQQKFIAAGVAAEYIDAYTPAIERTAIAKRFHAGEVEIVCNVGCLTTGIDWDVRCIILARPTKSEMLFVQMIGRGLRTADGKDDCLILDHSDNHLRLGFVTDIHHDKLDSGRERQKQEAKAKEALPKKCQKCTFLKPPKMPECPACGFKPEPKCDVVNKDGELVEFRAQQKAAAAEAEFFRELKFIANRRNYKPGWAAYKFKEKFGRWPSGLDYLAPRAPSPETLGWIRSKQIAFAKARGVAR, from the coding sequence ATGGGCGCGACCCTTCGTTCTCACCAGACCCGCATCATCGAGCAGGTCAATCAGGCCATTGATGCCGGCGAGCGCCGGATCATGGTGCAGTTGCCGACCGGCGGCGGCAAGACCATCGTCGGCGCCGCCATCGTCGGCGACATCATGGACAACATGAAGCGGGCGATCTTCACGGTCCCGGCTCTGTCTCTCATCGATCAGACCGTCGAGAAGTTTTATGCCGAGGGCGTTCGCGACGTCGGCGTGATCCAGGCGGATCACATTCTCACGAATTATGCGCGGCGCATCCAGGTCGCCAGCGTGCAGACGCTGCAGCGTCGCATCGTCCCGCAAGCCGACCTTGTCATGATCGACGAGGCGCACCGTTGGTATGATTTTTACGGCGACTGGATGAACCGGCCCGAGTGGGCTGATGTTCCCTTTATCGGCCTCTCGGCGACGCCTTGGACGCGTGGGCTCGGCAAGTATTTCGACAAGCTGATCATCGGCTCGACGACCACCGACCTGATCGATGCACGATATCTGTCGCGGTTCCGCGTGTTCGCGCCGGCGTCGCCGGACCTCAGCGGCGTCCGCACCATCGCTGGCGATTATCATGAAGGCGATTTGTCGAAGGCGATGGACAAGACGGCACTGGTCGCCGACGTCGTCGATACGTGGATGGAGCGCGGCCATGGCCGTCCTACGCTGTGTTTTGCCGTCGACCGTGTTCACGCCAAGAACCTGCAGCAGAAGTTCATCGCCGCCGGGGTCGCCGCCGAATACATCGATGCCTATACGCCGGCAATCGAGCGCACCGCGATCGCGAAGCGGTTTCATGCCGGTGAAGTCGAGATCGTCTGCAACGTCGGATGCCTGACCACCGGGATCGACTGGGATGTTCGCTGCATCATCCTTGCCCGGCCGACTAAATCCGAGATGCTGTTCGTGCAGATGATCGGTCGCGGCCTTCGCACCGCCGACGGCAAGGATGACTGCCTGATCCTGGATCACAGCGACAATCACTTGCGGCTCGGCTTTGTCACCGACATCCACCATGACAAGCTCGATAGCGGGCGCGAGCGCCAGAAGCAGGAAGCCAAGGCGAAAGAGGCCCTGCCGAAGAAGTGTCAGAAGTGCACGTTCCTGAAGCCGCCGAAGATGCCGGAATGCCCGGCGTGCGGGTTCAAGCCGGAGCCGAAGTGCGACGTCGTCAACAAGGACGGCGAGCTCGTCGAATTCAGGGCGCAACAAAAGGCGGCCGCCGCGGAGGCCGAATTCTTCCGCGAGCTGAAGTTCATCGCCAACCGCCGCAATTACAAACCCGGTTGGGCCGCGTACAAGTTCAAGGAGAAGTTTGGGCGCTGGCCGTCCGGCCTTGACTACCTCGCACCGCGTGCGCCGTCGCCGGAGACCCTGGGCTGGATCCGCTCTAAGCAGATCGCCTTCGCCAAAGCGCGCGGTGTAGCACGATGA
- a CDS encoding integrase family protein, whose protein sequence is MKLTAKGIRGAELSAGKTDQLFWDDDIPGFGLRIRAGGSRSWVFQYALGEKQRRLSLGAATLESFSTVKDGGGKIVKLGIRDQAAQLHAKVKLGQDPAGDKTENRQRASDTFEALARRYLAAKKESTRPGSYTETERHILKHAKPLNGLQAAKISRRDISSLVGTIKENSGPVAANRVRSTLSDFFSWAMSEGVDGIESNPVLNTNKYEEFSRERVLDDRELRVIWKNSGDDHYGSIVKLLMLTGQRADEMASLQMHEMGKIAVPKKRIPELSIELPTFEINAIDLPGERTKNKRPHIVPLSEAAGAVLAKQPQRANSDGSRREFVFGIGQRGFSGWSRCKERLDKRVFKELREIAEQQNDQKLLARLLKVEVLRDQLAKAKGAEKKALRKQLDAIWWKHHDLRRSMDTIMNDHLGVLPHVVEAICNRVSSQASGKRGVAGVYNKALYLRERVDALKLWADHLMTVVGDNVIPLKQAAE, encoded by the coding sequence ATGAAGCTGACGGCGAAAGGGATTCGAGGAGCGGAACTTTCCGCGGGCAAGACCGATCAGCTTTTCTGGGACGATGATATTCCCGGTTTTGGCCTGCGCATTCGCGCCGGTGGCTCGCGGAGCTGGGTCTTTCAATACGCGCTCGGCGAGAAGCAGCGCCGGCTGTCGCTCGGCGCCGCGACCCTGGAGAGCTTCAGCACCGTCAAAGATGGCGGCGGCAAGATCGTCAAGCTTGGCATCCGTGACCAGGCCGCCCAGCTCCATGCAAAGGTGAAGCTCGGTCAGGATCCCGCCGGCGACAAGACGGAAAACCGCCAGCGTGCCAGCGACACCTTCGAGGCGCTGGCCAGAAGGTATCTTGCAGCGAAAAAGGAAAGCACCCGACCCGGCTCCTACACCGAAACCGAACGGCACATCCTCAAACATGCGAAGCCCCTCAATGGCCTGCAGGCCGCAAAAATCAGCCGCCGCGACATTTCCAGCCTCGTCGGGACGATCAAGGAGAATAGCGGTCCAGTGGCGGCCAACCGCGTTCGCTCCACCCTCTCTGACTTTTTCAGCTGGGCCATGTCGGAAGGCGTCGATGGTATCGAGAGCAATCCTGTCCTCAACACAAACAAATATGAGGAGTTCTCCCGGGAGCGCGTGCTCGACGACCGTGAATTGCGAGTGATTTGGAAGAATTCCGGTGACGATCACTATGGATCGATCGTCAAGCTATTGATGCTCACAGGCCAGCGCGCTGACGAGATGGCAAGCCTGCAGATGCACGAGATGGGTAAGATAGCTGTGCCCAAAAAGCGTATCCCCGAACTCTCGATTGAGTTGCCAACTTTTGAGATCAACGCGATCGACCTCCCTGGTGAGCGTACCAAGAACAAACGGCCGCACATCGTGCCCCTATCCGAGGCTGCGGGAGCCGTTCTTGCGAAGCAGCCGCAGCGGGCAAATAGCGATGGCAGCCGCCGCGAATTCGTATTCGGGATTGGTCAGCGGGGATTTTCCGGCTGGTCGCGATGTAAGGAACGGCTCGACAAACGAGTGTTCAAGGAGCTTCGCGAGATCGCCGAGCAGCAGAACGATCAAAAACTGCTCGCCCGCCTTTTGAAGGTTGAAGTTCTGAGAGATCAACTCGCAAAGGCCAAAGGAGCCGAGAAGAAGGCCCTGCGCAAGCAACTCGATGCCATCTGGTGGAAACATCACGATTTGCGGCGCTCGATGGACACGATCATGAATGATCACCTGGGCGTCTTGCCGCACGTCGTGGAAGCCATCTGCAACCGTGTATCTAGCCAAGCAAGCGGCAAGCGCGGCGTCGCCGGCGTCTACAACAAAGCCTTGTATCTGCGTGAAAGGGTCGACGCGCTGAAGCTGTGGGCTGACCACCTCATGACCGTGGTGGGGGACAACGTCATTCCGCTGAAGCAGGCGGCCGAGTGA
- a CDS encoding helix-turn-helix domain-containing protein: MPWGRVFRFSDPLACRAAIWSADCELFPTAKGRFRAELTQIGMNSLWMHRIRVSLPQVNTVAVKPGRRAIGFLIEPNSSPLLHCGLEVLPGDIVVNGFDVTHQRSDANFCYGTMSLPIDDLDAAADAIIGRELPKPPYKRIIRPNSALMRRLLKLHKSVGQLAHDSPDILKLPPVLRALENELIHIMVKCLVDGAAEPAAGSRRHDTIVARFEEFLEANPDRPLYLAEICAAIGVAERTLRACCEEHLGMGPIRYLTLRRMNLVRRALLRADPSKVTVTRIVTDHGFWELGRFSIAYRALFGESPSETLRRPTEQTAGHLNRPLSLAATTLS; encoded by the coding sequence ATGCCGTGGGGTAGAGTTTTCAGATTTAGCGATCCGTTGGCGTGCCGGGCGGCTATTTGGTCTGCCGATTGCGAGCTATTTCCCACCGCGAAAGGACGTTTTCGTGCCGAGCTTACACAAATCGGCATGAACAGCCTTTGGATGCACCGAATTCGGGTATCCTTGCCACAGGTCAATACTGTCGCGGTCAAGCCCGGTCGTAGAGCGATTGGCTTCCTTATCGAACCTAATTCGTCGCCACTCCTGCACTGTGGCCTGGAAGTCTTGCCTGGCGACATCGTCGTGAACGGGTTCGACGTTACACATCAACGATCTGACGCCAACTTTTGTTATGGCACGATGTCTCTCCCGATTGACGATCTGGATGCTGCTGCTGATGCAATAATCGGTCGCGAGCTTCCGAAACCGCCGTACAAGCGAATTATTCGCCCGAATTCCGCACTGATGCGCCGGCTGCTAAAACTGCACAAGAGCGTCGGTCAGCTTGCCCACGACAGCCCGGATATTCTGAAGTTGCCGCCGGTGCTTCGGGCGTTAGAAAATGAACTCATTCATATCATGGTGAAGTGCCTTGTCGATGGCGCCGCCGAGCCGGCCGCCGGCAGCCGTCGTCACGACACCATCGTCGCGCGGTTTGAGGAATTCTTGGAGGCAAATCCTGACCGGCCGCTTTATCTCGCCGAGATTTGCGCCGCGATCGGCGTCGCGGAGCGAACGCTTCGCGCCTGCTGCGAGGAGCATCTTGGCATGGGGCCGATCCGTTATCTCACATTGCGCCGAATGAACTTGGTGCGGCGGGCGCTGCTCCGTGCCGATCCGTCCAAGGTAACTGTCACGCGGATCGTTACCGACCACGGCTTTTGGGAGCTCGGACGTTTTTCGATCGCCTACCGCGCGCTGTTCGGGGAGTCGCCTTCGGAAACTTTGCGGCGCCCCACGGAGCAGACCGCGGGCCACCTCAATCGTCCGCTATCCCTTGCAGCGACAACACTTTCGTGA
- a CDS encoding efflux transporter outer membrane subunit, with protein sequence MEAQYPASFGRRNIGAVLGLSIHWLLVAAILLPTVACTIGPDFTAPVAPLAEKFRGAGNRSVKSGPLEYEHWWEGFRDPTLNKLIQIAYNQNLTLESAGTRVLQARAVLGIAIGITYPQVQQGVGSVIYNRTSAATPLAGPNATPSYFWTDALAAQAAWELDFWGKFRRGVESADGVYLASIATYDGVLVSLLADVTATYIGIRTTEQLIGIARANVRKQEQALSIAKAKFTGGGTSELDVFQATNVLEQTRAAIPQLTIQLQQGENALCVLLGVPPQSLGMMLSRSAGKIPLPPASVVVGIPADLLRRRPDVRAAELAALAQSAQIGIATTQLLPAISITGTFGGSASTANGHNLGQVVSWKGVAYAAGPSFQWNILNYGQITNNIRLQDAKLQQLLINYQNTVLSAQQEVDNGLATYLQSRNQAAYLRRSVEAANGALRIGLEQYEQGATSFTTVLTAEQNLFQAQNSLAGASANVPLGLTAVFRALGGGWQIREGGNFVSPATVDQMRARTDWGNLLPPANEPQPSNPGLPGPGDIGPTIRPPEW encoded by the coding sequence TTGGAGGCGCAGTATCCGGCATCGTTTGGGCGGCGCAATATCGGCGCCGTTCTTGGCTTGTCGATTCATTGGTTGCTTGTGGCTGCGATTCTCCTGCCAACCGTGGCATGTACGATTGGACCAGATTTTACGGCGCCTGTCGCTCCGCTTGCCGAAAAATTTCGTGGCGCAGGCAATCGCTCGGTCAAATCCGGCCCACTTGAGTACGAACACTGGTGGGAAGGCTTTCGTGATCCGACCCTCAACAAGCTGATCCAGATTGCGTACAACCAAAACCTGACGCTGGAGAGCGCAGGGACGCGGGTGCTGCAAGCACGTGCGGTGCTCGGAATAGCCATCGGCATAACCTATCCGCAGGTGCAGCAAGGGGTGGGGTCGGTAATTTACAATCGGACCAGCGCGGCGACGCCGCTGGCAGGGCCAAACGCGACGCCTTCATATTTCTGGACCGATGCTCTTGCTGCGCAGGCAGCCTGGGAGCTGGACTTCTGGGGCAAGTTTCGCCGCGGAGTTGAATCCGCCGATGGCGTGTACTTGGCGTCGATTGCGACTTATGACGGCGTTCTGGTGTCGCTTCTGGCCGATGTTACCGCAACTTATATCGGTATCCGCACAACAGAGCAGTTGATCGGAATTGCACGGGCTAATGTCCGCAAGCAGGAGCAGGCGCTCAGCATCGCGAAGGCGAAGTTCACCGGCGGCGGGACTTCGGAGCTTGATGTCTTCCAGGCGACAAACGTCCTCGAACAGACTCGTGCGGCAATACCCCAATTGACGATACAATTGCAGCAGGGGGAAAACGCGCTCTGCGTCCTGCTCGGCGTTCCGCCGCAGTCGCTCGGCATGATGCTTTCACGATCGGCCGGCAAGATACCGTTGCCGCCCGCCTCCGTCGTCGTCGGCATACCTGCCGATCTGTTGCGACGGAGGCCAGACGTTCGCGCCGCCGAACTCGCTGCGTTGGCGCAGAGTGCGCAGATTGGAATCGCCACGACGCAACTTCTTCCGGCAATCAGCATTACAGGCACGTTCGGCGGCTCGGCCAGTACCGCCAACGGGCATAACCTTGGTCAAGTCGTCAGTTGGAAGGGCGTGGCGTATGCTGCGGGTCCGTCGTTTCAATGGAATATCCTGAACTACGGGCAGATCACCAACAACATTCGTTTGCAGGATGCCAAGCTCCAGCAATTGCTGATCAACTATCAGAACACCGTTTTGAGTGCCCAGCAGGAAGTGGACAACGGTCTTGCGACGTATTTGCAATCGCGGAACCAGGCAGCATACCTGCGTCGCAGCGTTGAAGCGGCAAACGGCGCCCTCAGGATCGGATTGGAGCAGTATGAGCAGGGCGCGACGTCATTTACCACCGTATTGACCGCGGAACAGAATCTCTTTCAGGCGCAGAACAGCCTGGCCGGCGCCTCGGCCAACGTTCCGCTCGGCCTCACTGCGGTGTTTCGGGCGCTCGGGGGCGGATGGCAGATACGTGAGGGGGGCAACTTCGTCAGCCCGGCAACAGTTGACCAGATGCGTGCGCGAACGGACTGGGGCAACCTGCTTCCGCCTGCGAACGAACCGCAACCGTCGAATCCGGGCCTGCCAGGTCCTGGGGACATCGGGCCGACGATTCGGCCTCCGGAGTGGTAA
- a CDS encoding HlyD family secretion protein: MIAILIIVYVAIVLVLFKVLRIKPTANIIAAMIVAGVFMIGGVVVVWTQSAPITDKMVTSQYVVQLVPYVKGQVKTIHAEANRRVKKGDLLLEIDPAPYQYTVNQVEAQLAASKANVKQAEAALTTANAAIPNAQANLVKVNAADQLAKTQEQIALNIQRQDKAAISVLNVAKATQEREQADAAVQQAEAGLAQAQASAQQAEAAVRTAQSNVPAVEAQLDDARFNLAQCKMTAPGDGYVTNWQVQIGTMLVPMPLAAAGTFVNVSDTAVAAVFPQNWLSNVEPGDDVEMVLNPYPGRLFLGKVDYVIPASGGGQFTTSGTIPNAARIGSDGLFAVRINFSDAAVARKLSLGSGGSAAIYTQKGKATHVISKVTIRMKKWLLYVMPSVEKPPS, encoded by the coding sequence GTGATCGCAATCCTGATCATCGTCTACGTTGCGATTGTTCTCGTGCTGTTCAAGGTCCTGCGCATCAAGCCCACGGCCAATATAATCGCGGCCATGATCGTCGCAGGCGTATTCATGATCGGCGGCGTCGTGGTGGTCTGGACACAGTCGGCTCCGATTACCGACAAGATGGTGACCAGCCAATACGTCGTACAGCTCGTCCCTTACGTCAAAGGGCAGGTCAAGACGATCCACGCCGAGGCGAATCGGCGCGTGAAGAAAGGTGACCTGCTACTGGAGATTGATCCGGCGCCGTACCAGTACACGGTAAATCAGGTCGAGGCGCAATTGGCTGCGTCGAAGGCCAACGTCAAACAAGCCGAAGCCGCGCTGACAACGGCAAACGCCGCTATCCCGAACGCGCAGGCCAATCTCGTCAAAGTCAACGCGGCCGACCAGTTAGCGAAGACCCAGGAGCAAATCGCCCTCAACATTCAACGTCAGGACAAAGCCGCTATCAGCGTGCTCAACGTGGCCAAAGCGACGCAGGAACGCGAACAGGCGGACGCCGCCGTTCAACAGGCCGAAGCCGGGCTGGCACAAGCACAGGCTTCTGCGCAACAGGCCGAAGCTGCTGTGCGAACGGCCCAAAGCAACGTTCCGGCCGTTGAAGCACAACTGGATGATGCGCGGTTCAACCTGGCGCAGTGCAAGATGACTGCGCCAGGTGATGGATACGTTACGAATTGGCAGGTGCAGATCGGCACCATGCTTGTGCCGATGCCGCTTGCCGCGGCTGGAACATTCGTCAACGTGTCCGATACCGCCGTCGCCGCCGTGTTTCCGCAGAACTGGCTCTCGAATGTCGAGCCGGGCGATGATGTGGAAATGGTGCTCAATCCGTACCCGGGCCGCCTGTTCCTGGGAAAAGTTGACTACGTGATCCCGGCATCGGGGGGAGGTCAATTCACAACGAGCGGCACAATCCCGAACGCGGCCCGGATCGGATCTGACGGGCTTTTTGCAGTGCGGATCAATTTCAGCGACGCTGCCGTAGCCCGCAAGCTGTCTCTCGGGTCAGGTGGATCGGCGGCGATCTACACGCAGAAGGGCAAGGCCACGCACGTCATTTCGAAGGTCACGATCCGGATGAAGAAGTGGCTGTTGTACGTAATGCCCTCTGTGGAAAAGCCGCCATCGTAA
- a CDS encoding DUF3302 domain-containing protein: MPAVDSSFGALDAFAFVVFAVLIFVGVIIVVNLGKLPGQLAHKWNHPQAAAINAMSWIGIATGGLLWPVAFIWAFTKPFGVRSAMNDLQPHGVEPDTGDSVTALRQLSGDKEMRP, encoded by the coding sequence GTGCCAGCAGTGGATTCTTCATTCGGTGCGTTGGATGCGTTCGCGTTTGTCGTGTTCGCTGTTTTGATCTTTGTTGGCGTCATCATCGTCGTCAATCTGGGCAAACTTCCAGGTCAGCTCGCGCACAAATGGAATCATCCGCAGGCCGCCGCGATCAATGCCATGAGCTGGATCGGCATCGCGACCGGTGGGTTGCTATGGCCGGTGGCGTTCATATGGGCCTTCACAAAGCCGTTCGGAGTGAGATCAGCAATGAACGATCTTCAGCCGCATGGCGTCGAACCCGACACGGGTGACAGCGTGACGGCGTTGCGTCAGCTCTCAGGGGACAAGGAGATGCGCCCGTGA